The Chloroflexota bacterium sequence TAGCGGCACGCAGAAGTGCATCGGCGCTCCCCCGGGCCTTGCGCCCATCACCTTCGGCCAGCGCGCGCTGGATGTGCTCCGCAATCGGAAGAGCAGGGTGGCTAACTGGTACCTGGACCTGACGATGCTCGATAAGTACTGGGGCTCCGAGCGCACCTACCACCACACCGCGCCGATCACGATGGTCTACGCCCTGCGCGAGGCGCTCCGCGTCGTCGTGGAAGAGGGGTTGGAGCAGCGCCACGCCCGGCATCAGGCGGTCGCGGCGGCCTTTCGCGCGGGCGTGGAGGCGATGGGTCTGGGACTCCTGGCTCCGGCGGCCTTCCGCGCGAACCCGCTCACGACAGTGAAGATCCCCCAGGGCGTGGACGATATGGCGATGCGCAGCGCCCTCCTCAACGAGTTCAACATCGAGATCGGCGGCGGGCTTGGCCCCTTGAAGGGCAAGATCTGGCGCGTGGGCCTCATGGGCTACAACGCCACGCCGAAGAACACCTTCACCCTCTTGAGCGCCCTAGAGCGGCTGCTGCCGCGACAGGGCTTCAAACCGGCGCCCGGCGCAGGCCTGGCCGCGGCGCAGAAGGCGCTGGGCGGCTAGTCCCGGTACGATTCGTCCAGCAACTCAACAACGTGCGCCACCCGGGCGCGCATCCCGTTGCGCTCAACGCCGCGCTGGAGCTGAAGCATGCAGCCCGGGTTCGCCGTGGCGATGATCGCCGGCTGCGCCGCAGCGACATGCTCCATCTTATGCTCGAGGAGCCGCGACGACATCTCCGGCTGAACGATGTTATAGACGCCTGCCGCGCCGCAGCACATATCGGCGTTCTGCATCTCGATGAGCTTCAGCCCCGGGATGGCCCTCAGCACCGCGCGCGGCGCATCCTTGATGCGCTGGGCGTGAGCCAGGTGGCACGAGTCCTGGTAGGTCACGCGCGCTTCGATGGCCCTTTTCCCCGGTGCCAGGGGCAGGCCCGCCAGGAATTCGTTCGCGTCCTTCACCATCTTCCCAAAGCGCTCCGCCTTCTCCCGGTAGGCCGAGTCGTCCTTCAGCAGGTCGCCATACTCCTTCATCGCCGAGCCGCACCCGGCGGAGTTCACGATGACGGCCTCCGCACCGGTTGCCAACAAGACGTCTATGTTCTTCCGCGCCAGGGCGCGGGCTGCTTCGCGCTCGCCGCCGTGGGCGCTGAGCGCGCCGCAGCAGCCTTGACGTCTGGGCACGACCACCTCACAGCCGTTGTGCGCTAAGACGCGCGCCGTCGCCTCGTTCACCGGGCCGTAGGTGAGCGGCATCACACAGCCGTTCAGCATCGCGACCAGGCGCTTCTTCGCGCCGAGGGCAGGGACCACTTCGCCCCTGGGCGGCGAATAGAACTTGGGCAGCATCGGCAGTTGCTGGTCCATGCGGTCAAGGGGGCCGAAGGGCTTGAGCAGGCGCAGCTGGCGCACAAGCCACTGGAGGCCGGTGCGCTGGTAGAGCTTGAGGCAGTAGCCCATCGCGCGCATGAGCCGCGGCCTGGGGAGCAGCACGCGGAATGCGAGCTTCCGCCCCACGCGCTCGACGAACGCTCGCTTCGTCTTTGCGGCGATCTGCGCGCGCGTCGCCTCCATCATGCGGCCGAAGGGAACGCCCGAGGGGCAGACGGCTTCGCAGGCGCGGCATTGCAGACACAGCTCCAGGTGCGCCGTCGCCGTCTCCGTGAGCCCCGTGCGCCGCTCGTGGACCGCCTTCATGATGGAGATGCGCCCGCGCGGCGATTCGGTCTCCAGGCCCGTCTGCACATAGGTGGGACACGATTGCAGGCAGAGGCCGCAGTGGACGCAGCGCCAGATATCGGCCTCCGCCGGGGCGTCCTGTCCGGAAAAGAAGGGGGCCTGCGCGCTCATAGGCCGCCCACAAACCTTCCGGGATTCATGATGCGCGCCGGATCGAAGCGCTCCTTCAGGTTGCGCATGATGGGGAAGTCGTTCCCCAGCTCGCCCCAGACGTCAATGGCGCGCTTGATGGCGGCGGTGGCGCTCTCCAAGATAAAGGTCCCGCCTCCGTTGGCCGTCGCCTTGCGCAACGTCGCCGCCGTCTCGCTCATCGGCCTGGCTTCGCCGGGGCCTCCGCCTTCGGCCCACCAGGCTGTGCGGATGATGCCGCCCGCCAGATGGGCGACGATCGCCGCTTCCAGATGCGTGCTTTCGGCGAGGGCCTCATGGCCGTGGACGAGGCGCGCGAACTCGGGGAACCGCGTCGCCGCCTTGGTGATCATCGAAGATGGCCGGTCAACGCGACGGCCCATGTTCACAATTTCTCGCCACAAAGCGTCGTGCGCGCCGGGGTCGTCAACCACGAGCGGCTTCCCCTGCGCTTCGGCGATCAGTTTGTGGGCGACCTGAACCTGGCGCTTCACCGCCTCAGGCTTCCCATCAAAAGCCACAGCAACAAAATAATCCCGGTCGCCCATATCCGGCAGGGCGGCGCGTGGGGCCGAAAGTCGGTATGCGGCGGCGTTGAAAAGGTCGAGGGCAACCGGGCGGAGGCTGCTCTGCATGAGTAAAGCGGCGCAGGCCAGGGCCTCCTCCAGCTTCACGAAGGCCCCGAGCAGCGTCGCCCGCGACTCCGGCAGCGGCGCCAGCTTGAAGGTCGCCTCCGTGATGATGCCGAGGCTGCCGAGGGCGCCGATGAAGAGCTTGCAGAGGTCGTAGCCGGCGACGTTCTTCACGACTTTGCCGCCGCCCTTGATGACCAGGCCGTTCGCCTCCACAACCTTCACACCGATGAGCCTGTCCCTGGCGGCGCCGTAACCAAGCCGGCGGGAGCCGGCGACGTTCGCCGAAAGGATGCCGCCGATGGTGGCCCTATCCGCGTGCGGCGAATCAAGGGGAAGCATCTGGCCGTGTTTTGCCAGGTTGCGGTTCAACCCCTCAAGGGTAATGCCCGCCTCCACCGTCACGGTGAGGTCGGCGGGCTCGTGCTCCAGCACGCGGTTCATCCGCCGCAGGCCGATGACCACGCCCGGGCGCTCAGGCGGGCGGCCAAGGGACACCATCGTGCCGCCGCCGCGGGCCATCACCGATATGCGCTCCTGCGCCGCGATCTTCATCGCGCGCGCCGTCTGCGCCGCATCCCCGGGAAAGAGCGCCGTCCGGGGAACAACGCCGTCCACCGCGAAGGCGCTCAATTCGCCGCCTGAGGCGATATACTGCGCGCCGACGGCGGCGGCGAAGGTCTGTTCTAGGCTGGCGGTGGTCATGGCGCGCTCACAGCACCGCTTCAGCGCCCATGGCGGCGCGCATGGGGTGGCGGCTCGCTTCGCCGCAGCCCCGGCCCGTGGGGAGCACCTTGCACGGGTTGAAGTTCTCCGTGGCGTAGAAGGCCGCCTTCACCTTCTCCATCGCTGCCATGTCGTCGGCGGAGAAGATGAGCGGCATGAAGCTCTTCTTTTCGAGACCCACGCCATGCTCTCCTGTGATGGAGCCGCCCACTTCAACGCAGACGCGCATGATCTCCTCGCCGGCGAGCAGGACGCGCTCGCTTTCGCCCGGGACGCGCTCATCGAAGAGGACGTTGGGGTGCAGGTTGCCATCGCCCGCATGAAAGACATTGGCGACGCGGAAGCGGTGGCGCTCGCAGATCTCCAGCACCCTGGCAAGGACCTCCGGCAGCTTGGAGCGCGGAACAACGCCGTCCAGGATGTAATAGTTGGGCGCCAGGCGGCCAAGTGCCCCCAGCGCGCCCTTGCGGCCGGCCCAGAGTCGCTCGCGGTCTTCCGGCCTCTCGGCGGAGCGGATCTCTCGGGCGGCAAGCCCCTTGCAGACTTCCTCTACAGAGGCCGCCTCGGCCGCGACGGACTCCCGCAGGCCGTCCACCTCGATAAGGAGCACGGCTCCCGCCTCCGGCGGATAGTCCGCGCCGTCAACGGCCTGGCTCACTGCGCTCATCGTCACCTTGTCAATCATCTCCAGCGCCGCCGGGATGATGCCCGCCGCGATGATGTTGGAGACGGCGCGGCTTGCCTGGCTGACATCATCAAAGATGGCCAGCAGGGTCCGAACCGCCTCCGGGTTCTGGGTGAGCCGCACCAGCACCTTCGTCGCTATGCCCATCGTTCCCTCGGAGCCGACGAAGAGTCCTGTGAGGTCGTACCCCGGCCTGTCTTGCGTCGGCCCGCCGAGCCAGACGATATCGCCGTTGGGAAGGACGGCCTCCGCGCCGAGGATGTGGTTCGTGGTCACGCCGTAGGCCAGGCAGTGCGGCCCGCCGGAGTTCTCCGCCACGTTGCCGCCGATGGTGCAGGTGCGCTGGCTGGAGGGATCGGGCGCGTAGTGCAAGCCGTGCTTCGCGGTCTGCTGGCTTAGGTGAAGGTTCACGAGGCCCGGCTCCACCAGGGCCGTCCGCGCGATGGGGTCTATCTCCAAAATCCTGTTCATGCGCGTCAGGCTGATGAGCAGGCCTCCTTGTATCGCCACCGCGCCGCCGCTGAGCCCGGTGCCTGCTCCCCTGGGGAGCACGGGGGCGCCGTGCGCATTCGCCAGCTTGACGAGCGCCGCGACCTGCTCCGTCGTCGTGGGGAAGGCCACGACGCTCGGCGCGCCCTTGCCGATGGAACCATCGGCCTCAAAGACCAACAGGTCTTCGGGCTCAAAGAGCACGGCGGACGGGCCGACGATCTCTGCGGCTTCGCGGGCAAGGTCCGGCTGTTTCGTGCGCTTCGCCATCCGGCGCGCCTCCCTGAAATCTCGATGATTATACAACCCTAACCTGGTATACTCCGCCGTCATGAACGTCCTGTGCGCCCCGCAGGCTTTCAAGGGCAGCCTCACCGCGCTCGCGGCCGCGCAGGCGATGGCCGAAGGCGTTCGCCAGGCCTTGCCCCAGGCCACGGTCACCATCGCGCCCATGGCCGATGGCGGCGATGACACCCTCGATGTCCTGGTCTCCGCCACCAGGGGCCGCTACTTCACTGCTCACGTTCAGGACGCCCTTGGGCGGGCCATCTCTGCTCGTTGGGGCGCGTTGGGCGATGGCGAAACCGCCGTGGTGGAGATGGCTCAGGCCTCCGGCATCCGCCTCCTCAAGACAGAGGAGCTTGACCCCCTGCGGACGACGACCTTCGGCACGGGCCAGTTGATCACGGCCGCCCTAAAGGCAAGTTACCGAAAGATCCTCGTCGGCATCGGCGGTAGCGCCACGGTGGATGGAGGCACAGGAGCCGTTGCGGCGCTTGGCGGGCGCTTCCTTGACTCCTCAGGCGCTCCCTTGCCTCCCGGCGGCGGTGCCCTGGCACGGCTCCATCGCATTGACCTCTCGGCTCTCGATGTGCGCCTGGCCCAGACGGCGATCAGCGTCGCCTGCGACGTGGACATCCCGCTCTGCGGACCCCGGGGCGCGTGGACCTTCGCGCCCCAAAAGGGAGCGACCCCCCAGATGGCGAAGGAGCTTGCAGCCGCTATGGAGCACTTTAGCGCAGTCGTCGCCGCCCAGGCGGGCGTTGACTTGCGCGCGATGCCTCTTGCCGGGCCCGCCGGAGGTTTGGCCGGAGGTCTGCATGCCCTCTGCAGAGCCAAACTGCTGCACGGCTCCAAGCTGGTCCTCGGCGTCACCGGCCTGGACAAGCGTATCGCTCAGGCGGACCTGGTCATCACCGGGGAGGGCGCGTTCGACCGCACGACGCTCTCCGGCAAAGGCCCCAGAGAGGTGGCCGCCTGCGCCAAGCGCGCGGGCGTGCCCGTCATCGTCGTCGCCGGGCATGTGGCGACGGACCTGCCCGACCTGGCGGGCCTGGGCATTGTGGGCGCGGAGCCGCTTCTCGCGCACGCTCCCTCCCTGGAATATGCGACGGCCCACGCCGCCGCCATCATCACCAAGGCGACGGCCGCCGCGTTAACAAAGCGTTATCAGGGCGGCGCGCCGGGATGGAAGGCTTCCCGGGTATAATGGGTGCGGAGTGTTGCCATGGCCTCTCCGGCCGTTCTCGTCGTCGAGGATGAAGAGACCCTCGCGCGCGCCATCACGTACTCACTGGAACGCGAGGGCTACTCCGCACTCGCGGCCAAAGACGGCGCCGAAGGGCTCGCCATGGCCAAACAGCATGCCCCCGACCTGGTCATCCTGGACCTCATGCTGCCGAAGATTGACGGCCTTGAGGTCTGCCGGATCCTCCGCCGCGAAACAACGCTCCCAATCCTGATGCTGACCGCGAAAGCTGAAGAGGTGGACAAGATCGTGGGTCTGGAGCTCGGCGCAGACGACTATATGACCAAGCCCTTCAGCATGCGGGAGCTGATGGCGCGGGTGAAGGCCCTCCTCCGGCGCGTGGAGCTGGACAGGCGCGCGGCCAAGGCCGCTCCCGCAGGCGAGGTCCTGCGCAGCGACGGCCTCACCCTCGATCCCGCCGCCCGCCGGGTGAAGCTGCGCGAAAGGCCCATTGCCCTGCGCCCCAAGGAGTTCGACCTGCTGGCCTTCCTGATGCGCAACAAGGCCATCGTCTTCACGCGCGACGCGCTCCTTGAGCAGGTCTGGGGCTATGAGTACGGCGGCGATTCGCGAACGGTTGACGTACACATCCGATGGCTCCGCGAGAAGATAGAGGAGGCGCCCGGCGAGCCGAAGCATCTCCTCACCGTGCGCGGCGTCGGCTACAAGTTCGAGGGCTAGCATGCCAAGGAGTCTCTTCTGGCGCGCCTTCCCCGTCATCCTGCTTCCGCTGATCGTCGTCCTCATCGTCCTCGGCGTCATCCTCGCCGGGCGCGCCCGCGATAACGCGGAAGCGGCGCTGGAGAAGCGCCTCTCGGCGGAGGCCCGCGGCCTCTCCGCCGCTGCGAGCTTTGCTCTCAACGACCCGCGTCGCGATGTGCTCCTCATGGCGGCCAGCGCTTCCCTTCTCGACGGCAAGAGCGACGCGGCCATCGTCCGCGCAGACGGGTCCCTCGTCTTCGCCTCGAACGCTCAGGCCTCCCTGAGTCTCCGCGACGCTCCGGAGGTTGCGGCGGCCCTTTCCGGGGGCGAAGGCCGCTCGATGCGCCTCAGTCCTGACACCGGGGAGCGCCGCCTGTACCTGGCGGTTCCCCTGCGCGGCCTCGATGACCGGATCGTCGGCGCTGTTCGGGCCTCCGCGCCCGCCGCCTCCATCGGCGCCGCAGGCGGCGGCGTGGCTGCGCCGCTCCTGATCAGCGGGGCCATCGCCCTCGCCGTCTTGGTGGCTGCCGCCCTGTGGATCACGGGGATGCTGCGCCGCTCCCTCCGGCAGCTGGCCGATGTCACCACGCGCCTCTCCGGCGGCGCATTGAGCGAGCGCGTCTCCGAGCCGGTGGTCGCGGAGGCGGAGCCGCTGGCCCTGGCGATCAACGAGATGGCGGACAGCCTGGAGAAGCAGGTCCGCATCGGCTATGCGGAGCGCGATACGCTGGGGACGATCATCAACAGCATGGCGGACGCCCTTCTGCTGGTGGACGCTGGAGACATCGTGCGCGTCGCGAATCCGGCGGCGGTCCGCCTCTTCGCCGCGACGTCGGGCGGCGTGGTGGGCGCGCGCCTCATGGCGGTCGTGCGCGACCATGATATCGGCCGCCTGGCGAACGCCGCCGGAGCCGAGGGGCGCCGCCAGTCCCGCCACCTGGAGTTCGGCTCGGAGCGGCGGCTCCTCAACGTGACCGCCACGCCCATCCGCTTCGAATCGGAGTTGGGCGTCCTTGTCCTGGCCCAAGACCTGACGGAGATCCAACGACTGGAGGCGATGCGCAAGGACTTCGTCGCCAATATCTCCCACGAATTGCGCACGCCGCTCGCCTCAGTCAAGGCCGCTGTGGAAACGCTCGAGGGCGGCGCGCTCCAAGACCAGGCTGCCGCTAAGGACTTCCTCTCCCGTATCAACGTGGAAGTGGACCACCTCACGGAGATCGTCCAGCAGCTCCTTGACCTATCCCGCATCGAGACCGGGCGCGTCCAGTTCGATCTGGCCCCGCGCGCCGCTGCCGAACTTATCCGGGAGGCCGTGCATCGCATCCAGCCGCAGGCGGAGAGGCTGGGCCTCCAGGTGAACGTTGACCTCGCCGAGGGGCTGCCGGCTGTCGTGGCAGACAGCGCCGCTATCCACCGCGTCCTCATGAATCTGCTGGACAACGCGATGAAGTACACGCCTAAAGAACGTTCCGTCTCCGTCACGGCGCGCGTGTCGGGCGCGTTCGTGGAAATCTCTGTGCGCGATGCGGGCGAGGGCATCGCCTCCGAAGACCTGCCGCATGTCTTCGAGCGCTTCTACAAGGCCGATCGCTCCCGGGCGAGCAAAGGCGCGGGGCTGGGGTTGGCTCTCTGCAAGCACATCGTCCAGGCGCACGGCGGCATCATCTGGGCCGAGAGCGATCTCGGGAAGGGCTCCGTCTTCCGCTTCACCCTCCCGGCCGCGTAGCGGCGCCGCCTTCAGGCTCTCGTGCGCCGCGCAGCCGGAAGATCATCCCCACCTGGGTGGCGGCCGCTGAGAGGCCGAAGATCGCCAGCGCCGTCTGCGGGGAATAGGCGTTCGCCAAGCCGCCCACGGCCAGCTGTCCGAGGGGCGCGACGCCCCAGATTACGATGCGGATGGAGAAGACCCTTCCCTGAAACTCCTTCGTCGTCACCACCTGAACCAGCGTCATGTTGATGATCATATAGAGGGACTGGAAGAACCCGACGAGGAACATGAGGAAGACGGAGAGCAGGAAGAGCTCCGAGCGCGCAAAGCCCGCTACGCACAGGCCCGAGAGGACGCCGAAGAAGAGCATCCACCCCGTGTTCCGGGAACGGGAGGCGCTCACGGCGAGGGCCGCCGCCGCGATGAGCCCGCCGATGCCCGTGGCGGTCTGAAGCCAGCCGAGCCCGGAGGCGTCTACCTTCAGCACGTCCCGCTGGAAGATGGGCAGGAGCGATTGGTAGGGCGCGGAAAACATCGTAACCAGACCCGCGCCGATGAGCAACTGCGCCAGGAACGGCGTCTTTCCTATATATCGGAACCCGTCCACAAAGGTCTGCATGGCCGATTGGCCGCTGACCTTTCGCGAAGGCGGCAGCCTGGGAACCCGCAGCACAAGGAGCAGGCCGACCACGTTCACCGCCAGGGCGGTGTAGTAGGCGGCCTCAACGCCGCCGCCGCTCACGATGAATCCCGCGATGGCCGGGCCTGCGATCATGGTGACGTTGAAGACGCCGTTGAACAGCACCAGGCCGTTCGGCGCGGCCTCCGGCGCGACCAGGTCGGCGATCATCGCCTGGCGCGCGGGGAGGGTTACGCCCATGAGGAAGCCACTGATAAAGCCCAGGACCATCAGGGCCGGGACGCTGATGCCGCCGGTTGTGACCAGAATCGCTGTAATGAGCGTCACGCCCAGGTTCAGCGTCTCTGCGGCAGCGACGAGAAGCTTGCGGTCCACCCGGTCGGCGAGAGCGCCCGCGAAGGGGGCAAAGATGATGGGGGCTGATCCCATCGCAAAGACGGCGGTGATAGTGAAGGGGTCCTCTGTCAGGTCGCGGGCCAGGTAGCCCCGGGCCAGCCCTTGCATCTGCAGCGCGCTCCAGGTGAAGAACGAAGCGAACCACAGCCAGCGATAGCCTGGGTTATAGAGGGCGAGGATCGCGTTATGTCTGCGCGTTACTGTAGAAAAGGAAGCGGCCATGGGGCGCTCTCCAAGGCGCGCCTTCAGTATAGGCCCTCCAGGAGCGCGGTTGCAGCAGAGGCCCGGTTGCGGTATTCTTGATGCTCGTTTGCACCCCCTCCGCGAGTGTGGAACCATGGCTCAACTAACCTTAGATGTTCGTGCGCGCGCGTTGACCGGCAAAAAGAGCCGCTATCTGCGGCGAGCGGGCTTTGTCCCCGCCAATCTCTATGGCGCCGGGATGGTCTCCTCCTCCCTGCAGGTTGACGCCAAGAGCCTTGTCAAGGCAGTTGCCACCACCTCGCGGAACAGCCTCGTCTCTCTCAAGGTCCACGGCGAGTCCGTTGAGCGCAGCGCCTTCATCTGGAACATCCAGCGCGACCCGCTGACCGAAGAGATCGTCCACGTTGATTTCTATCACGTGGACCCTGCCCGCAAGATGCGCGGGCGCGTTCCCCTCACCGTGAAGAACGTTGACCCGAACCTGGCGAAGAACGAGCTCCGCGTCGCCATCATGATTCCGGCTCTTGAAGTCGAATGTCTCCCCGCCGATCTGCCGGTCAGCATCACGATTGACTGCACAGACCTGCACAAGCTCGGTGACGACGTGAAGGCCTCGGCGCTCCCCGTCCCTGAGCGGGTCACGATGCTGACCAAGCCCTCCCAGGCCGTGGCGAAAGTGGCCTTCGTCCAGAAGGTCAAAGAGATCGAAGAGGCTCCCGTGGCCGCCGCCGAAGGCGCTGCCCCGGCGGAAGGGGCCGCCGCTCCCGCAGGCGAAAAGACTGCCGAGGGCGCAGCGCCCGCTGCCAAAGGTGGCGCTGCCGCTCCCGCCAAAGGCGCCGCTCCTGCGGCAAAGGGCGGAGCTGCCGCGCCGGCGAAAGGCGCTGCTCCTGCCGCCCCCGCCGCCAAGGGCGCCGCTCCCGCGAAGGGCGCTCCTGCCAAGCCGGAGAAGAAGTAGCTCTAGCTCGGGAGCCGTTCTCCGGGAAAATCGGGCCGCCCCGCCAGGAACTCCTGCGCCGTCATCGCGCGCTTGCCTTCAAGCTGCAGTCGCTCCACGACCAGCGCTCCGCTTCCCGCGCAGATGGCCAACTGCCTTCCCCTCTCTCCGTCCCCGGTAGCATTTAGGAGCACTATCGCTCCAGGCGCGCCGTACACGCCATCAAGCGGTCGGGCTTGCAGGATCTTCACATTCGCGCCTCGCCATGTGGTGAAGCTGCCGGGCCACGGACTGTACGCCCGCGTCTGCAGCCACAACTCCCGCGCCAGGCGCGACCATTCGATCCGCCCGTCTTCCTTCTCCACGAGCTTCGTCACAGTCGCCTCGCGCTCGTCCTGCGCCCGGGGAGAAATGCTCCCGGCAAGCCACAGCGAGAGCGTCTCCGTTAGCAGTTCCGCGCCCTCTCGGGCAAGCCGCTCGCCAAGGCTTCCCGTCGTGTCGTCATCATGGATCGGCGTTCGCCGCTGCGCGAGAACCGGGCCCGTGTCCATCCCGGCATCGAGCAGCATGATGGTGACGCCCGTCTCCCGATCCCCCGCAAGGATCGCCGCTGCCAGGGGCGAAGGCCCCCGGTACTTCGGCAGGAGCGATGGGTGGATGTTGAGCGCCCCTTTGGGCGCGGCGTCCAGAACAGCCTGCGGCAGGATCTTTCCGTACGCGGCGACCACAAGCACCTCGGGGGAAAAGCTCCGCAGCTCGTCAATCGCTTCAGGGGCGCGAAGGGTCTTCGGCGTGCAGACGCGCAAGCCGAGCTGCAGCGCGCGCCGCTTCACCGGCGTCTCTTCGATTTGCCGTCCGCGCCCGGACGGACGGTCCGGCTGGGCATAGACGGCAACGACTTCGCTGCCTCCTCGAACGAGCTGCTCGAGCGCAGGCACTGCGAAATCCGGCGTTCCCATGAAAATGACGCGCGCCATCGTCAGACGATTATAGAGCGACGATTTCCCGGGGACAAACGGCTCTCGTGATGTTTTTGCGCACGAACGCGCTCGTGGCGATTGTGTGCGTTTCGTTTGTCGTTTCGTGAGCATGCGCATTTCTCTAGAAAACTCGCGACGAAATGACTTGACCGCATCCTGTCACTGCTGTACCTTGTGCCACGGACTTTTCCACTCCCTCTGGTTTTTGGAGTTTTCCTTGATCGTGCGGCTCGCCCGCGAAGTCTGGGAGACCGCCCTCGGGCGTCTCCAAGTCGAAGTCACTCGTCACAACTACGAAACCTGGCTGAAGGACACGGTAGGACTGGAATATAGCGGGGACGTCTTCACCGTAGGCGCTCCCTCCGCTTTCGTGGCGGAGTGTCTTGAGAAGCGGATGACGCCGATCATCCACAAAACCCTCAAGGCGCTTCTCCAGCGAGAGGTTACAGTCACCTACCGAGTCGTTCATGCAGGAATCGCGGCGCAGGACGATGGCGGACTCTCGTTGCGCGCGCCTGCTCCAGCCGCTCCCGCCAGAGAGCGCTCGCGCCCCCAGGGGAACAGCCTCAATCCGCGCTATACCTTCGCCAGTTTCGTCGTTGGCAAATCGAACCATTTCGCTCACGCCGCCGCCGTCGCCGTCGCTGAAAATCCGGGGCACAGCTACAACCCGCTCGTCATCCATTCCGGCGTCGGCCTGGGGAAAACGCATCTCCTGCACGCCATCGCCCATCACGTGCAGAGCAAGGGCCTGCAATATCTCTATGTGAGCGCGGAGCAGTTCACCAACGACTTCGTCTCCGCCCTGCGCGAATCGCGCGTCGAGGAGTTCCGGGAGAAATATCGCAGTATTGATGTGCTCCTCATTGACGATATCCAGTTCATCGCCGGCAAGGAACATTCCCGGGAGACCT is a genomic window containing:
- a CDS encoding MFS transporter → MVPHSRRGCKRASRIPQPGLCCNRAPGGPILKARLGERPMAASFSTVTRRHNAILALYNPGYRWLWFASFFTWSALQMQGLARGYLARDLTEDPFTITAVFAMGSAPIIFAPFAGALADRVDRKLLVAAAETLNLGVTLITAILVTTGGISVPALMVLGFISGFLMGVTLPARQAMIADLVAPEAAPNGLVLFNGVFNVTMIAGPAIAGFIVSGGGVEAAYYTALAVNVVGLLLVLRVPRLPPSRKVSGQSAMQTFVDGFRYIGKTPFLAQLLIGAGLVTMFSAPYQSLLPIFQRDVLKVDASGLGWLQTATGIGGLIAAAALAVSASRSRNTGWMLFFGVLSGLCVAGFARSELFLLSVFLMFLVGFFQSLYMIINMTLVQVVTTKEFQGRVFSIRIVIWGVAPLGQLAVGGLANAYSPQTALAIFGLSAAATQVGMIFRLRGAREPEGGAATRPGG
- a CDS encoding 50S ribosomal protein L25 gives rise to the protein MGRSPRRAFSIGPPGARLQQRPGCGILDARLHPLRECGTMAQLTLDVRARALTGKKSRYLRRAGFVPANLYGAGMVSSSLQVDAKSLVKAVATTSRNSLVSLKVHGESVERSAFIWNIQRDPLTEEIVHVDFYHVDPARKMRGRVPLTVKNVDPNLAKNELRVAIMIPALEVECLPADLPVSITIDCTDLHKLGDDVKASALPVPERVTMLTKPSQAVAKVAFVQKVKEIEEAPVAAAEGAAPAEGAAAPAGEKTAEGAAPAAKGGAAAPAKGAAPAAKGGAAAPAKGAAPAAPAAKGAAPAKGAPAKPEKK
- a CDS encoding methionyl-tRNA formyltransferase: MARVIFMGTPDFAVPALEQLVRGGSEVVAVYAQPDRPSGRGRQIEETPVKRRALQLGLRVCTPKTLRAPEAIDELRSFSPEVLVVAAYGKILPQAVLDAAPKGALNIHPSLLPKYRGPSPLAAAILAGDRETGVTIMLLDAGMDTGPVLAQRRTPIHDDDTTGSLGERLAREGAELLTETLSLWLAGSISPRAQDEREATVTKLVEKEDGRIEWSRLARELWLQTRAYSPWPGSFTTWRGANVKILQARPLDGVYGAPGAIVLLNATGDGERGRQLAICAGSGALVVERLQLEGKRAMTAQEFLAGRPDFPGERLPS
- the dnaA gene encoding chromosomal replication initiator protein DnaA codes for the protein MRISLENSRRNDLTASCHCCTLCHGLFHSLWFLEFSLIVRLAREVWETALGRLQVEVTRHNYETWLKDTVGLEYSGDVFTVGAPSAFVAECLEKRMTPIIHKTLKALLQREVTVTYRVVHAGIAAQDDGGLSLRAPAPAAPARERSRPQGNSLNPRYTFASFVVGKSNHFAHAAAVAVAENPGHSYNPLVIHSGVGLGKTHLLHAIAHHVQSKGLQYLYVSAEQFTNDFVSALRESRVEEFREKYRSIDVLLIDDIQFIAGKEHSRETFFHTFNDLHLASKQIVISSDALPRSLPLLEDRFLSRLEGGLRAEILPPDLETRMAILTKKAQQMHIAVPPDVVDFIARKVPRNIREMEGAFNRLLAMAQLTNQPLTLDLAAQAVADLPTVAKRPATANPQEIVSATAAYFGLTPDDLRAKTRKKNIAHARQVAAYLLREDTNRSLAEIGQLLGERGHSTVLRAHDKIAYELNLDAELRKQIGEVRDSMDQRRSQSA